A region from the Nocardioides coralli genome encodes:
- a CDS encoding YihY/virulence factor BrkB family protein, whose product MREVLWRLVVTTVGSCIKYRVSGLAAEAAFFAILSVPPLIFALAGAIGYVSDQFAPADVAQVKQAVIDFSAQGLTDTAVRRVIEPTINDVLDGGRFDVISVGFILSLWSGSRALNVFVDTITIMHGLGGHRGIVKTRAMSFFLYILAIVTGVFTLPLVVAGPSLVGDVIPDRLAFVMTFYWPAVIVLSICFLATLYHVSVPVRTKWSFNLPGATFALVAWIIGSFLLRWVLTVTAADSRSIFGPLAAPIAVLLWLYLLSVAVLIGAAVNAAFDSVFPQSSTASARLELVQRLRERMTPGARVSD is encoded by the coding sequence ATGCGGGAGGTCCTGTGGCGACTGGTCGTCACGACGGTCGGATCCTGCATCAAGTACCGCGTCAGCGGGCTCGCGGCCGAGGCGGCCTTCTTCGCCATCCTCTCGGTCCCGCCGCTGATCTTCGCGCTGGCCGGCGCGATCGGCTACGTCTCCGACCAGTTCGCCCCGGCCGACGTCGCCCAGGTCAAGCAGGCGGTCATCGACTTCTCGGCCCAGGGACTCACCGACACCGCCGTACGCCGGGTCATCGAGCCGACCATCAACGACGTCCTCGACGGCGGCCGGTTCGACGTGATCTCGGTGGGGTTCATCCTGTCGCTGTGGTCGGGCTCGCGGGCGCTCAACGTCTTCGTGGACACCATCACGATCATGCACGGGCTCGGCGGGCACCGGGGGATCGTGAAGACCCGGGCCATGTCGTTCTTCCTCTACATCCTGGCCATCGTGACCGGCGTCTTCACGCTGCCCCTCGTCGTCGCCGGACCATCGCTCGTCGGTGACGTGATCCCGGACCGACTGGCCTTCGTCATGACCTTCTACTGGCCGGCCGTGATCGTGCTGTCCATCTGCTTCCTGGCGACGCTCTACCACGTGTCGGTCCCGGTCCGGACCAAGTGGAGCTTCAACCTGCCCGGCGCCACCTTCGCGCTGGTGGCGTGGATCATCGGGTCCTTCCTGCTGCGCTGGGTGCTGACGGTCACCGCCGCCGACTCCCGCTCGATCTTCGGCCCGCTGGCGGCGCCGATCGCGGTCCTGCTGTGGCTCTACCTGCTGTCGGTGGCGGTACTGATCGGGGCGGCCGTCAACGCTGCCTTCGACTCGGTGTTCCCGCAGAGCTCCACGGCCAGTGCCCGTCTGGAGCTCGTGCAACGCCTGCGGGAGCGGATGACGCCCGGCGCGCGGGTGAGCGACTAG
- a CDS encoding potassium channel family protein, producing MAVSILVGTVLLVYFDRHGYVDNNDPTRQVSFVDAIYYTTVTLSTTGYGDIAPVSVEARLVNAFIITPARIAFLVLLIGTTLEVLASQGREMLRVARWRKKMGNHVVVVGYGTKGRSAVETLVSNGQDKEQIVVVDTGSIALEDAHADGLAVVTGDATRRDVLRRAGVARADQVIITTDRDDSNVLATLTVRQLNPDAWIVSSVREHENAPLMKQSGADSVITSSDAVGRLLGLSSLSPTLGSVMEDLLTYGEGLEVAERELLVSEVGQPPQTLPDQVIAVVRDEKVYRYFDPVVTQLSRGDRLIVVRPARELPWAPRPGTHDEDFAADDA from the coding sequence ATGGCCGTCTCGATCCTCGTCGGCACGGTCCTGCTGGTCTACTTCGACCGCCACGGCTACGTCGACAACAACGACCCCACGCGTCAGGTCTCCTTCGTCGACGCGATCTACTACACGACGGTCACGCTCAGCACCACCGGCTACGGCGACATCGCACCGGTGTCGGTCGAGGCCAGGCTCGTCAACGCATTCATCATCACGCCGGCCCGCATCGCGTTCCTGGTGCTGCTGATCGGCACCACCCTCGAGGTGCTCGCCTCGCAGGGCCGCGAGATGCTCCGTGTCGCCCGCTGGAGGAAGAAGATGGGGAACCACGTCGTCGTCGTCGGCTACGGCACCAAGGGCCGCAGCGCCGTCGAGACGCTCGTCAGCAACGGGCAGGACAAGGAGCAGATCGTCGTCGTCGACACCGGCTCCATCGCCCTCGAGGACGCGCACGCCGACGGGCTGGCCGTCGTGACCGGCGACGCGACTCGGCGCGACGTGCTCCGCCGGGCCGGTGTCGCCCGGGCGGACCAGGTCATCATCACCACCGACCGCGACGACTCCAACGTGCTGGCGACGCTCACGGTGCGGCAGCTGAACCCCGACGCTTGGATCGTCTCCTCCGTCCGCGAGCACGAGAACGCGCCCCTGATGAAGCAGTCGGGCGCCGACTCGGTCATCACCTCCTCCGACGCGGTGGGCCGGCTGCTCGGGCTCTCCTCGCTCTCGCCCACGCTGGGCTCGGTCATGGAGGACCTGCTCACCTACGGGGAGGGGCTCGAGGTCGCCGAGCGCGAGCTCCTGGTCTCCGAGGTCGGCCAGCCGCCGCAGACGCTGCCCGACCAGGTGATCGCCGTCGTGCGCGACGAGAAGGTCTACCGCTACTTCGACCCGGTGGTCACCCAGCTCTCCCGCGGCGACCGGCTCATCGTCGTCCGGCCCGCCAGGGAGCTGCCGTGGGCACCTCGCCCCGGCACCCACGACGAGGACTTCGCGGCCGACGACGCCTGA